From Lampris incognitus isolate fLamInc1 chromosome 13, fLamInc1.hap2, whole genome shotgun sequence, one genomic window encodes:
- the LOC130123138 gene encoding coiled-coil domain-containing protein 177: MGESRPASPEPRSDLNTFDAAEAEESRRASTSPRSLGSCARLGVNPVELLIKSLREFIPDHHGTPFEAVTLMHQSYEQERGRLLQLCLRERERIIGESEDRRLGGSKLLALEDGGAGAERRGSLPDFDRGFKRKSVSTSSSSLAQRDRRRRRPESLADLRHSPATELQLERLTRDVEKEMSTTITERDRKIAALMLAKHQEEQARLKLCQQEEKERQEARRWEEAQQTEMEKQRRKKLKQSMQRWHDDMEARRRTREHKEKELVGLREQEMSLQEDRWRKLTEELEAQRREKIEAARREAEVRKCCQEKLLRVKEEMEKMEREKERQVAQERELKARRNKVTQERRERKRLQHENHRELLQHVHLKRQVEQQEEEEEALMRSALEKKLHNSWEKHALAMEARFRELQGRAAQKGEQIQRAQLRARLQSQQQLRQKEVLVQVSQCRMERAAQHTSAQGRVRAQQTRQHNQDRQLCHQQLRDRVEREEEAQRMVRESYIAMKECRRERLLRQREQIQEEARRLARASFHMRERVRERTRCRTFDQMALEAELANSIGRMKL; encoded by the exons ATGGGGGAGAGTCGACCGGCTTCTCCGGAGCCCCGCTCGGACCTGAACACCTTCGACGCGGCAGAGGCGGAGGAGAGTCGGCGCGCCTCGACGAGCCCCCGCTCCTTGGGGTCGTGCGCAAGACTCGGCGTCAACCCCGTGGAGCTGTTGATTAAATCGCTCAGAGAGTTCATACCCGACCACCACGGCACCCCCTTCGAGGCCGTGACGCTCATGCACCAGTCCTACGAACAGGAACGCGGCAGGCTTTTGCAGCTGTGTCTACGGGAGCGGGAGAGGATTATCGGGGAGTCGGAGGACAGAAGGTTGGGCGGCAGCAAGCTGCTGGCGCTGGAG GACGGCGGTGCTGGTGCTGAAAGACGGGGGTCCCTCCCAGACTTCGACCGGGGTTTCAAAAGGAAATCCGTGAGCACGTCCTCCAGTTCCCTTGCTCAGCGAGATCGGCGCAGGCGGAGACCCGAGAGCCTCGCAGACCTCAGACACTCCCCGGCCACCGAGCTGCAGCTGGAAAGGCTCACAAGAGACGTCGAGAAGGAGATGAGTACAACGATAACAGAGAGAGACCGCAAGATAGCGGCTCTAATGCTGGCTAAGCACCAGGAGGAGCAGGCGCGCCTGAAGCTGTGTcagcaggaggagaaggagcgaCAGGAGGCTCGCAGGTGGGAGGAGGCCCAGCAGACCGAGATGGAGAAACAGAGGAGAAAGAAACTAAAGCAGAGCATGCAGCGTTGGCATGACGACATGGAAGCCCGCAGGAGGACGAGGGAACACAAGGAGAAGGAGTTGGTAGGACTGCGGGAGCAGGAGATGTCACTTCAGGAGGACCGCTGGAGGAAACTGACAGAGGAACTGGAGGCACAGCGTAGAGAGAAGATAGAGGCAGCACGAAGGGAGGCAGAGGTGCGCAAATGCTGCCAGGAGAAGTTGCTGAGGGTTAAAGAGGAGATggagaaaatggagagagagaaggagagacaggtcGCACAGGAAAGAGAGCTCAAGGCCAGGAGGAACAAAGTGACACAGGAGAGAAGGGAGCGGAAGAGGCTGCAGCACGAAAATCACAGGGAGCTGCTGCAGCACGTCCACCTGAAACGACAGgtggagcagcaggaggaggaggaggaggcgctgATGAGGAGTGCGCTGGAGAAAAAGCTGCACAACTCCTGGGAGAAACATGCCCTAGCCATGGAGGCGCGGTTTAGGGAGCTGCAAGGGCGTGCGGCCCAGAAGGGAGAGCAAATCCAGCGAGCGCAGCTGAGGGCCAGGCTGCAGAGTCAACAGCAGCTCAGGCAAAAGGAGGTCCTGGTTCAGGTGAGCCAGTGTCGCATGGAGAGAGCTGCCCAGCACACGTCCGCCCAGGGCAGGGTCAGAGCGCAGCAGACCCGCCAACACAACCAGGACAGGCAACTCTGCCACCAGCAGCTAAGGGAcagggtggagagggaggaggaggcccAGAGAATGGTCAGGGAGAGCTACATCGCCATGAAGGAGTGCAGGAGGGAGAGGCTGCTGCGGCAGCGAGAACAGATACAGGAGGAGGCCCGCAGGCTGGCCCGTGCCTCTTTCCACATGAGGGAGCGAGTGCGAGAACGGACGCGCTGTCGCACCTTTGATCAGATGGCCCTGGAGGCGGAGCTGGCTAACTCCATAGGCCGCATGAAactctga
- the LOC130122995 gene encoding zinc transporter ZIP9-A produces MDGAVLVVCLSAAMFLGCVLLGLVPLLIKLSQRSLQYVTILGAGLLCGTALAIIIPEGVDLLESWRAPSCSVAAPSQNASETTEPPLDGGLPPRFFIGLALVVGFTFMFVADQIAGYCSVRDSQSCLSHSASITATLGLVIHAAADGFALGAAMATPDVTVQVVVFFAVILHKAPAAFGLVSFLMHAGVEKKHIQGHLLAFSAAAPILAIGTYFILDAWGGSSHSRLGATGVGMLFSAGTFLYVATVHVFPEIRSSKGRRHSHASPQLPQPTEAGADQKGHLGVLESLTLIAGVGIPVVLAIGLHD; encoded by the exons ATGGACGGGGCAGTTCTTGTCGTTTGCCTCTCGGCGGCGATGTTTTTAGGGTGCGTTTTGCTGGGACTTGTTCCCCTCCTCATCAAACTCTCCCAG CGGAGTCTCCAGTATGTCACGATCCTGGGGGCAGGACTTCTGTGTGGGACAGCGCTCGCTATCATCATTCCTGAAGGGGTGGATTTACTGGAGTCGTGGAGAG CCCCGTCCTGCTCTGTTGCAGCGCCAAGTCAAAATGCCAGTGAAACAACGGAGCCCCCCTTAGACGGAGGCCTCCCGCCTCGTTTCTTCATCGGGCTGGCCTTGGTTGTTGGATTCACCTTCATGTTTGTGGCGGATCAGATCGCCGGTTATTGCTCCGTACGTG ACTCGCAGAGCTGTTTGTCCCACAGTGCCAGCATCACAGCCACGCTAGGGCTCGTCATCCATGCTGCAG CTGATGGGTTTGCTCTGGGTGCAGCCATGGCCACTCCCGATGTGACGGTGCAGGTCGTAGTGTTTTTTGCAGTGATTCTGCACAAG GCTCCGGCGGCTTTTGGCTTGGTGTCCTTCTTGATGCATGctggggtggagaagaagcacataCAGGGCCATTTGCTGGCCTTCTCCGCCGCTGCCCCCATATTGGCTATCGGCACTTACTTCATTCTGGACGCG TGGGGCGGCTCCTCCCACAGCAGACTCGGTGCCACGGGTGTGGGTATGCTCTTCTCGGCTGGCACTTTCCTCTACGTGGCCACGGTGCACGTTTTCCCCGAGATCCGCAGTAGCAAGGGGCGGCGGCACTCCCACGCCTCCCCTCAGCTCCCCCAGCCCACGGAGGCCGGGGCCGACCAGAAAGGTCACCTGGGGGTCCTGGAGAGCCTCACGCTCATCGCCGGAGTGGGGATCCCTGTGGTGCTCGCCATAGGTTTACACGACTGA